Below is a genomic region from Parageobacillus toebii NBRC 107807.
ATCAGCCGCGTTGTTCAATCGGCACATATGCCCTTTTTGCCGGACCTGTGTATTCCGCGCGCGGACGAATGAGACGATTGTTATCGTATTGTTCTAAAATATGGGCAAGCCATCCAGACATACGGCTTACTGCAAAAATCGGCGTAAATAAGTCATGATCAATTCCTAAGCAGTGATAAACAGATGCCGAGTAAAAATCAACGTTTGGTGGCAGTGATTTTTCGGAAGTAACAATTTCTTCAATTCTCGCTGACATTTCATACCAATGTGGTTCACCAACAAGCTTCGTTAATTTTTCCGACATCTTTTTCAAATGTTTCGCACGCGGATCGCCCTTTCGGTAAACGCGATGGCCAAAGCCCATGATTTTTTCTTTATTTTCTAACTTTTTGTAGATATATGATTCTACATTATCAATCGTTCCAATTTCTTTTAACATTTTCATAACTGCTTCATTTGCGCCCCCGTGAAGCGGTCCTTTCAACGCTCCAATCGCCGCTGTCACACCAGAGTAAACATCTGATAATGTCGCTACGCAAACACGCGCAGTAAATGTCGATGCGTTTAATTCATGATCCGCATGTAAAACAAGCGCTTTGTTAAACGCTTCAACAGCCGTTTCATTTGGTTCTTTGCCTGTCAACATGTAAAGGAAGTTAGCTGCAAATCCTAAATCTTTTCTTGGCTCGACAGGCTCCAACCCTTTGCGGACGCGGGCGAATGCTGTAACAACTGTAGGAATTTTTGCTTGCAAACGAATCGCTTTGCGATAGTTTGCTTCTTTTGTCATTACATCTGCTTCTTCGTCGTATAGCCCTAACATAGAAATCGCTGTCCGCAATGCTGCCATCGGATGAACTTTGTCGATTGGATACTGTTTAAAATGTTCAATAATTTCTTTCGGAATTGCCGCATTTTCCGCCAATTGCTGTTTTAGCTCTTCCAACTGTTGTCTCGTCGGAAGTTCACGATGCCAAAGCAAATAAATAACCTCTTCGAACAAAGCGTTTTCTGCCAAATCATCAATGTCATAGCCTACGTATGTTAGCGTGTCATCAATAATCGAGCTAATGCTTGACGTGGTTGCCACAACCCCTTCTAGACCGCGTGTAACTGTCATCGTGATCTCTCCTTTTCTTTAAAATTCCCCTTCTCTCAATTGCAATTTATACGATATGAGAGCGAGCGCTTGCTCGAAATAAAAGTAAAAAAAGTTTAATGTAGAAAGTGCTTACATTTTATAATATATTCCCTGTTGTCCGCCGCCTTTTGCTAGAATAAAAAGCGGCAGCGGGGATGCCGCTAAATAGGCTTACGTCTATATTATAAACAATTATCTGACTTTTGTGAATCCAAAACCTCTTATTCTTTAAAGAACGTGTTGCAAAACGCATAACGAATGCATAAATGCACATAAAAAATCCACCACCTTGGAAATCATATACAGTGATCAAAAAAAAACAACTCTCCAAGGGGTGGACACTATTATGATTTCCAATTGGAACAGCGAACATGCATGGACTTATGAAATTGACCCAATTTTAGAAGCATTATTTCGGTATATCGACTCGCTATCATTGCCGGAAACACCGTATGTGACAGGAAGACCGCCGGTGTCGAAAAAATCGTTGTTGAAATGTTTCTTTTTGAAAACCTATTTTTCCATTGATTCCTTGCGAAAATTAGTGCGCATCCTGCAGCGTTTTCGCTGTTTTCAACGGGCCTGTGGGCTTGGTGAAGTCCCTCACCTTTCTACGTTTTCCCGTGCGGCGAAGTGGTTCCGGGAACAAGGATTTCCTGTTTTTCATGCACAGCTGCTCAAAGATCTAGAAGTACGTTATCCGCAAATCGTGCTTATCGACAGCACAGCCCTTCGAAGCAGTCTTTACGATTCACAGGCGAAATGGGGAGTGTCCACCCGATATCACTGGTTTAAAGGATATAAACTCCATCTCTGCACCACCGCCGAGGGAATCATTTTATCTCATGTGTTGACCACAGCGAATCGAAATGATGCGGCAGTAGCACCAGAATTGCTTGTTTCTTTAAAGCAGTGGGATATCGAATTTGTATTGGGCGATGCCGCGTATGACAGTGAAAAGGTTCGTCAAACAGCAGAGCAGTCAGGAATCCTATTCATTTCCCCTATCAACCGCCGCAATAGCGAGGAACGAAAAGATGCCTATGGCCGGGTTCTTCCTGTCTTTTTGAAAACGAGATTTGGCCAATGGCTGTTTGGACTTCGTCGTGAGATTGAACGAGTATTTAATGAGTTAAAGAGTGACGGGTTGGAACAGCCAAGATGGTATGGATTTCATCGATATGTACTGCATGTGTTATGTTGCATCCTTATGCATAACTTCGAGTTTTTACTCTAGTTTTGCAACACCATCTTTAAATATTATTACAAAAAAATAAATTCGGTTTAAATAACTATTTAAAAATATTCTATCACTTTCATCACCATATAAGCAATCCCCGCACCGATTAGTGGACCGACAGCAACGCCATGAAAAAGCGACACTGCAATAATCGTCCCAAATACGAGAGCAGCCGTCATATGCGGGTCCGTTGCCAATAATGTGACTCCACCTTTCGCGACTAATGCGACAAAGATTCCTGATAATAGCGCGATCCAAGCCGAAAGCGACTGCAGTGATGCGATTAATTGTCTAAAACCAATCTCTCCCGTAGCAATCGGCGCCAATACAGCAATCGTGATCACCGTAACTCCCCAATGAATTCCTTTTTCATGGACGATAGGCAGCCACTTTTCTCCCATCCCGACCATTTTAATAATTAATAAAATAGCAACCGCAATCATTAATGATTGGTTTTTGGCAATAAATCCGATAATAAATAAAATAAGTAAAAACAATATTGGTTCGCTCACTAACTCTCTTCCTTTCTTTAATTAAAATATTCAGAGCGTGAAACCTTCTTCTTTGCGTATACGTAATGAAATCTGTAATATATAACTATGGAAAATTTATGGAGGTGAAACATTGTCCCGCCATCACTTATATAGCTTTCTTCGCTTTTTGTTTGTGATCGCTGTAGTTATATTCGGATCAATGGCTCTTTATTATGTATCCACCGTTACATATCCATTTATTATTGCGTTTTTTATTGCTTTCTTGATCAATCCGTTAGTCGATTTTCTAGAAACAAAAACGAAAATGCCAAGATGGCTGGCAGTGATTGTAACATTAATTGTACTATTCGCAATCGTTGCTGGTCTTGTTACTTTACTGATTGCGGAAATTGTTTCAGGTACACAATACTTGGCAAATGTTGTACCAG
It encodes:
- a CDS encoding DUF441 domain-containing protein — protein: MSEPILFLLILFIIGFIAKNQSLMIAVAILLIIKMVGMGEKWLPIVHEKGIHWGVTVITIAVLAPIATGEIGFRQLIASLQSLSAWIALLSGIFVALVAKGGVTLLATDPHMTAALVFGTIIAVSLFHGVAVGPLIGAGIAYMVMKVIEYF
- a CDS encoding ISNCY family transposase, whose translation is MISNWNSEHAWTYEIDPILEALFRYIDSLSLPETPYVTGRPPVSKKSLLKCFFLKTYFSIDSLRKLVRILQRFRCFQRACGLGEVPHLSTFSRAAKWFREQGFPVFHAQLLKDLEVRYPQIVLIDSTALRSSLYDSQAKWGVSTRYHWFKGYKLHLCTTAEGIILSHVLTTANRNDAAVAPELLVSLKQWDIEFVLGDAAYDSEKVRQTAEQSGILFISPINRRNSEERKDAYGRVLPVFLKTRFGQWLFGLRREIERVFNELKSDGLEQPRWYGFHRYVLHVLCCILMHNFEFLL
- the citZ gene encoding citrate synthase, translating into MTVTRGLEGVVATTSSISSIIDDTLTYVGYDIDDLAENALFEEVIYLLWHRELPTRQQLEELKQQLAENAAIPKEIIEHFKQYPIDKVHPMAALRTAISMLGLYDEEADVMTKEANYRKAIRLQAKIPTVVTAFARVRKGLEPVEPRKDLGFAANFLYMLTGKEPNETAVEAFNKALVLHADHELNASTFTARVCVATLSDVYSGVTAAIGALKGPLHGGANEAVMKMLKEIGTIDNVESYIYKKLENKEKIMGFGHRVYRKGDPRAKHLKKMSEKLTKLVGEPHWYEMSARIEEIVTSEKSLPPNVDFYSASVYHCLGIDHDLFTPIFAVSRMSGWLAHILEQYDNNRLIRPRAEYTGPAKRAYVPIEQRG